TGAAGGATCGTCCCGACTTCTGGTGGCGATTTATTGTCTCTACGCTAGTCTCCCTACGCAACTGCACTGACGCCATCAATAGGCATCTGCAGACTGTGGACCGCAATGAAGGAGAGACTCAAGCTCTACGAGACCGACTAGCGAATGTTGAAGCAGCCCTTGATGAAACTTCGAACAGTAAACAACTACAAGTTGGCATGGTTAGCAGCAACCTGTACAAGGAGAAGCTGACAGAGATCCGACGCCTCACCTCGGACATCGGAAAGCTCAAAGCTGCGTCAGAACAACTCCCCAACGTTCGCGATGACCCCGCCTTCAAAGCCCTCGCCGCTGAGCGCGACCTTGCCGCCACCGAACGCATGAACTCAAGCAGAAGGTTGAGGACCTATCCCGCCGAGCCGATGAACCGGAGAGCGGTCCTAACTACGCAGAGTTGGCAcagaagctcaaggaggAGTCTGACAGCGCCGACTGTGGGCAGACCAAGCTAAGGCCAACGCTGAGCTCTGCGACAAGTTCAAAGGACAAGCTGATCGCTATTCTATCGAGCTTAACCAGTATGATGTCAAGTACTCTAACATGGAGGCGAACAAGAACGAAGCTCTCGCCCTTAAGGATAAGGCTTACGATGAGCTCAACCTCCAGCTCACCGAGGCTAGACGTGAGACAAAAACGGTCACCGACCGACTGCTGCAACATGAACCCAACTATCAGCCGTACACCCTCTGGCGCGCGAGCGATCTTACGACCCAGTACGGCCTGTACAATCAAGCGTTTTGCTACAGCGACCTGTAGATGGTACCGCTGACCAACTCTCACAAGATCCTCGCCGAGCTGGGTACACCCCATGGATAACCGTACTCCCGTGCGCGACGCCTCGCTACCTCCTCCATCATCGAACCCATACGCCCCCGCTCCTACAGTACCGCGACCGCCGCCCGTCGCGCCCTCTACCGCCGGTGAGGATTCTCTTACAAACTCCCAGAACTTGAGACGTTCAAGGGCAAGGTCGACGACGACTACGAGCGGTGGCGCGAGATGGCAGTGGCCAAGTGTCGCACATACCCAGAGGACTGGCAAGCGGTTGACTACCTCAAGTTCCGCATTCAAGGCGAAGCTTACGAGCACATCCGAGATGTCAAAGCTCGCCATTTCCTAGATTTCCTAGAGACTCTCGACAGCCAGTATCTCACCTATGATCGGGAAGCTGACGCCGAAACCCTCATCGCCGACGGCTCGCTCCACTACAAGTCTGGACAGAAGTTCATGGAGTGGAAGTCTAAGTTCACCTCTTGCATGCGAATCCTCAAACACAAGAACGCGACCCAGATCCGATACGCTCGCGAGTTCATGCGACCCGGGTTAGCTATCGCGACCACTGCCGGATCTCACAAGGATGAGACCATCCAGTCCTTCTTGCTGCGAGCGCAACACATCGACCAGGGACATCAACAGATTGACGCTGGCCGAAAATTAACTCCCGTTACGAAGACCGCTGGTGCTAGCCGTACCCAAAAGTTGGTCACCTTTCGGACACCCGACACTCCAGGTCACAACAACGCCGCCAGCACGCATACGTACAAGAAGATGGCCTTCGAGCGGTCAGAGAAAGACAAGAAGCGTCTAGCTGACTTGAAGCTCTGCTTCAAATGTGGCAAGGATGACCATCAGATGAGGCACGAGACTGCCCCCTGCCGCGGCAAGCCCTTCACTCCTTCTCACCAAATCCCCGCACTGGCTTCTTTGTACATCAATGCTCTCGACGCTTCCAACGAAGAGGAGCGAGACGAGGATACTGAGGAGCCGCTGGACGACAACGACTTAGTGGATGACGATGGCTTCTACGTCAACGACGAGGAACTACTTGAGCATTTAAATTAGGGCTCCCGCGCAGAGCCGCGTGCGGGAGCTCAATTGGCGTAACGCAAAAAGACACCAGCGCCGTGTTCGAAACCAGCATCGCCGTTTCGAGATCGCTGCAGCCTTGCTGCTCGCCCCTGACGAAACGCCAACTATGACGGAGGTCCACTTCGTGTCCTCCGCCTCCATCGGAGGCAAGCCTTCTAAAGACTTCAGCCGACAACTCGAGTTTCCCGGCTCCGCTCTCACGCGACCTGATTGTTGGCAACCGATTTCTACCCTTATCGACACGGGAGCCAGCGCATGCTTCGTCAATCAGTCATGGGTTAACCAACACCGCCTAGATACTATGCCTGTGGCCAAACCCATTCGATTGTCACTAGCCAACGGCGGAGAAGTGGACAAGCTTACCCAGGCCGTTGATCTGCCCGTCCGACACGGAAGCCATACGCACAACGTCCTATGCTACGTCACCAATATCGGCAAGTACGACGTTATCCTAGGCATGAATTGGATGGACTATCACCAGCCTGCCCTCCACTTTGGCGACCAGCGATCACTCACCTTCGCTAAGGCAGGGTGCAAACTTAACTGCCTCCACGAAGGACTCCCAGAGACGGTTTACGAAAACGGAGTTTGTCACAGTCACGTACAACTAGTCAAGGGAGACTACCAGACAGGCGACACCACTACTAAGACGAACAAGGATGGTAAGGTGACGACTGAGGAGACTATGGCTGATATCTACCTCATCTCCGCTGCCGCTGCAACCGCACTCGCAGCCAAACATCCTGACCAGGTCATATGGTTGGAACCCCGCCATTGGGCCAAGCTTGCGAAGCCCCCCGATGAAGACCGAGAAGGCATCGGCGTAGCCGCAGTCTCGCAAACTGACTTTGAGAAGTACATGCACAAGATGGAGCAACCTTACATGACTAGAGACCAGATTGGCCAGCTGGTACCTGAGTGGGTGTTGGACGAACTACCTGATCTGTTCAACCCTCATCTGGCTCATCAACTCCCCGAACGAAGACCAGGAGTCGACCACCCCATCGACCTGCTTCCTGACACTACGCCCCTAAGCCCCATGTCTACGGACTCACTCGTACCGAGACTGAGGCTGTTAAGAAGTATATCGATGACATGCTGCAAAAGGGCTTAATCAAGGCCAGTAACTCCCCGTTTGCGTCACCTGTCTTGATCGTCAAGAAACCTGGAGGAGGTCTCCGCATATGTGTCGACTACCGAGCACTCAACAACGTCACTAAGAAGAATCGAAATGCGCCACCAGCCATCAAAGAAACTCTAGCGCGCATGGCCAAAGTTCAGATTATGTCTCTCGTCGATGTTGTAGCCGCTTTCAACACCGTTCGGATTAAAGAAGGTGACGAAGAGAAAACCGCCTTCCTCACCCGGTACGGACTCTATGAGTATATGGTCATGCCCTTTGGACTGTGCAATGCACCAGGGACGTTCCAAAACTTCATCAACGAAACGCTGCGCGAATACTTGGACGTTATATGTACCGCCTACCTAGACGACATACTTATATATAGCGACAACGAGAAAGACCACCGTTCGCATGTCCTAAAGGTTCTCCGCAAGATTCAAGGCGCAGGACTATCGTTGGATCCCACGAAGTGCAAGTTCGAAACCAAGCGAGTCAAGTACTTAGGCTTGATCCTCACCACCGACGGCATCGAAATGGATCCGGAGAAGGTCTCCACTGTCCTCGATTGGCAACTGCCGAGATCAGTGAAGGACATGCAGTCTTTCCTCGGCTTCTGCAACTTCTATCGCCGGTTTATTAAAGGGTTCTCATATATCGCTAAGCCACTCACGGAACTCACCAAGGAGGGTAGTCAACGACATTTCCCTCTCCAAGCTAATGGACAAGCTGCGAAAGCCTTTGAACAGCTAAAGCTTGCGTTTAAAACAGCGGGCGTACTGTCCCACTTTGACCCAGATTTGGAAACGTGGCTCGAGACTGACGCGTCGGACTTCGTTACCgcagctatcctctcgcAGATGCACAAAGGTGTTCTACGACCTGTAGCGTTCTTATCACATAAGATGACACCTGCCGAGTGCAACTACGAGATCTatgacaaggagctcctCGCGATTGTTCGAGCATTCGAGGAGTGGAGGTTTGAACTGTCAGGTACTGATGATCCCATCTTGGTATTGTCAGACCACCAGGCCCTCCAGACGTTCATGACAACCAAACGCCTCAACCGACGGCAAGCTCGATGGGCTGAGTTCCTAGCTGAGTTCAATTTTAGAGTCAAATACCGTCCTGGTAAACAAGGAACTAAGCCCGACGCACTCACTCGCCGACCGGGCGATCTTCCAGCTAACGCCGAGGATGAGCGACGTCAACACCAGGTACAAGTGATCCTCAAGCCTGACCAGGTGGATCCTGAGTGTCGAGTTGCCACCTTTAGCTTCCACTTCGACGGTGGCTCCCGACACGCTGTATATCTGGCCAACGCCCTCGGTGACGAGCTCCGGACGTCCCCAGTCTCCTTGGCCATGATGATGTACCAAGACAGTGAAACGGACGACTTTAGCGACGAATACCTCTTCGCTCTCGGAGACACAGCGGAGGTCGATGACACGTCCGCTGCACCGCTTACGGAGCCGGACACGTCGCTGGACGAAGCCAATATCCTCCAGACCGTTCGACAAGCTTACCCGGATGACGACATCGTTCAAGTTATCCTCAAAGCCAAAGCTGATGGCCAGCGCCGCATCCCGTACCACCTAATTCACGGTCCAAACAGGATACGCTTAGAGCTTGGTGATTGCTCAATACACGACGGAGTCTTCTATGTCAAGAAGAAGGTCTACATCCCCGAATCAGGCACCCTGCGCACCCGGATCATCGAACGCGTACACCGATCCTATTGCGGTGGCCATAGCGGCAAACACGGTAGCTACGACATGTTAAACCGCTGGTACTACTGGCCGAAGATGATAAATGATGTAGCACAGTACGTCAAGAACTGTTTGGCCTGTCGGAGATCGAAATCTTACCGCGATGGGAAACACGGGCTCCTACATCCACTCCCGATACCTGAGCGATATTGGAGTAGCATCAGCATGGACTATATCACGCACCTGCCTCCTTGCACCGATAACGGCCGCACATATACCAACGTCTTAGTGATTGTTGATCGGCTtagcaagaagaagaagtttataCCTGTGGTGGACCTAAAGGTTGATACCCTTGTGAAAGCCTTCGTCGAGTACGTGTGGCGTGAGGAGGGATATCCCGACAGCATCGTCAGCGACCGTGGAGCCCAGTTCCTCTCCCATTTCTGGACACGTCTTTGTCAACGACTGGGTACCAAGCCAAAGTTGTCAACGGGCTATCACCAGAAACCGATGGGCAGACGGAGAACGCCAACGCTTGGCTAAAACAATACCTCCGGTCATATATTAACTACGAGCAAGACAACTGGGCTCTCTTTCTTCCTATGGCAGAGTTCGAAGCTAACAACGCCATCAACGCTAGTACTGGGACTACCGCTTTCCGCCTCACTAAGGGCTATGACCCGAAGTCTGGTCTTGAACCACCTAAGGTGAACACTGGTCTCACTGCCCCAGCTCGCAGAGATCAAGACAACGCCAACAAGTTTGCAGAAAAGCTAGACGCGCTACGCAAAGCCCTTCGGCTCGAACTACAATGGTCACAAGCTAAACAGGCGGAATACGCAAACGACGCCCGGCTCCCAGCGCCTGAGTTTAAGGTCGGCGATCAAGTTATGTTGGACGCCCGTAACTTCCGTACTACACGTCCTAGTCTATCACTTGACTTCAAGAACCGCGGTCCCTTCACTGTCACACGCGTCATTGACAATATGGCTTACGAACTACTCCTGCCTCCAGAGATGGGCAAGCTCCACAACGTCTTCCACCCGTGGTTACTACACTTACACGAGGAGGCTCCGCTGCCTGGTCAACTGCGCGATTCCGCACCAGCTGAGTTCGCCGATcccgacgaggaagatggtACAAGCTATGAAGTGGAAGCCGTCCTAGACTCCCGCGTCAACAAGAGACTTAAAGACCCCTACTCTCGCAGCGGTCTTCTCCAATACTTAGTGCGATGGACCAACTACCCCGCCGGCACCGACAACCCATCTTGGGAACCATACATGAACCTGGTGGACTCCGCAGACATTGTCCAACAGTACCATGAGTCCCGCCCTAAAGCTCCAGGACCACATCGAAAGTTTGCGACGCTCGCAGGCAAACAGGATTTACTTATGATTACAGTGATCGCATCCTCTAACAATCCTAAGCCTCCACCAGGAGCCCCGACGATACAGCAGACGGAGGAGACTATTGGCCCGCGTAGCTTTCGCAATACCGGCAACATTGCTGTTTAGGCTTACAGAAGCTTTTGCAAAGCAAGCTAGACAACTCTTTTTAATTACTTTAAGCGACGGAACCTGCTTTTTTTTGAAGGGGGGTAGtgtgatggatcaaacctacgatccctcacgcgatcacgtgccatacaatcacgtgccacgctggcagttggcccgtgcgaggaataataaagttcccctcgtacttgtatatagatctgtacacacaatctcacttattagaggcatcctaactattgcagtgtactagTGCCTTTACAGGTATaggggtcggtatatcgggctggtttagggcgttcgggtatagATAGCAACTAGATATATAGATCTATTACTTTGCAAGTAATAGATCTATATACCTAAGaaagagccgttgctctgtcggtttcgtagagggtgccttcaatcgaacatctaaaatcagttggcgcacAGACCACttgcagagatttctctcaactGAGACCAGATCacaactctgtcaaagttgcagtagccagcgcgcccgccacaacgcctgcagGTAGAAACAGGCGTTGGAAACTGATTTtaggaaggcatttcaatagatttgagatgaaaaaaggATGATATATATACTATTTACTATGGAAGCAAAAATGGCACCTAGGGCAACCACCAGAAATACAGACAGTCACTGTATAACACTATCTTAGAGAGAGCTACTCTATAAAACTAATAAAACTGTATTTCTTACTataagagcccgctgctatgtaaaggcactagtacactgcaatagttaggatgcctctaataagtgagattgtgtgtacagatctatatacaagtacgaggggaactttattattcctcgcacgggccaactgccagcgtggcacgtgattgtatggcacgtgatcgcgtgagggatcgtaggtttgatccatcacagctacatctctttctatctaccacactgctctttagcactAGCGCCTACTCCAGATCTACTCTAGAATAGGAGCACGCAAAACATCCTCCAAACTgttgtcagatattcactctcatctggaatactgatgaaataggtaataatggtgatgatattgattattgattgtgtctttgttctgtctacggttgtggcacacctagggggtgccaagccttcctgtgatccgattggctctcacagatgccgggtcacgctagtctaacccagcgtctgtacgctctcatcttcaacagtgctattatctgacaacTGTACTACCCCAAAGAAACTACTCATAGAAACACCTATATAGAACGGCCTAGGCCAAAGTCTTgcatagtctctgactgaaaaggactctaaatggaataataataataataataataataatactATGGAAGCAAGATATTCTGGTGTAATAGAGTCCCAGGCTTCTTTTACTATAAGGCGAAGCTGGGATAAGTCCTCTCACGCCCATGCTCCAGGTCTGGGTAGTGTATCTCAATGTAGTCCTTCATCTTGTTCCACACTCCCTCAATAGGGTTGAGATCTGGAGAGAAAGGTGGCCAAGATAGCGTCCTCACCTCTCTTAATAGAAGCTCACAGGCAGTCTCTTTTGAGGCATGAGATGAGGCGTTATCCTGCATGAATACTAGCCCTGGGTACGTCCTTATCCACCCATGGACCAGAGCAACAATCCTTTCACAATATCTTTCTGTGTTGATTGACCCCCATTCCTTCTCCCAAAAGAGACAAGGCCCCTTTCTACTCCCATTAAAGCAGCCCCAGAACATCCAACCTCTCTTTCTAGGCAGCCTCTCTACTATACAGGTCTCATCCAGACTCTCACTAGCTAGCCGAGTAACACGTCTCTTCCTGTGCCGCCCTCCACACACCCAGCTTTCATCGCTCCAGAGTATTGTATTCCATTGCTCGACTGTCCAGTAGATATGGGCCTCTGCAAAAGCCACTCTCTTGGCCCGGTTTGCTAGTGAAAGTGGTGGTTTCTGGAGAGCAACTCTCCTCCTGTACCCAGCTGAGCGTAGGGCATGGCGAATAACGTACTCTCCAACATGCCACTGCTCAAAATAGCGGGCAAGCTCAAAGAATGTCATTTGTCTTGTTTTTTTGGACGTCCTTATAAAGCTAATAAGCTCCTGTACTTGCTCTGGGGAGAGTACTGGGGTCTACCTGACCTCTTTTTTGGGTAAGAGGGACAGTGAGAACGTAGCCCACCTGCCTCCGGGTAAAGCCCAGGTGCTCAGCGATCCATGTCTGTGTATGGCCGGCCTGGTGGAGTGTGTGTACCATGAGCCTCTGGTCTCTGGTCAGGTGCTTTCTGTGCTTTGGGTACTTGGCTCATCCATATTGCCTGTGAGTAGAGAGAAAAGCCCCCCAAAACAGAGCGGTGAGGCAAAAAGTGGCTTGCAGATCACTAAGAAAGAAGAGGTTTGGTGTCATCCGAACTGGCGCCGAACTAGTGCTCCACTGTACAAAACTTATGCCTGATACCACAGTAGGTAAGCTAGCTGACCGGGATGTTGATCACCCGGGGATGTTGATCACTCACAAATCCCAGCACTCCCACACAAAACACGTGTTTATTCTCTCAACGTAGTTACAATTGCCACTCTGTACACATAGACTGAAGCGTTTGAGCTGCTGTTTCAGCTGCTGTTCTTTCTGCAGCCTTTTCCTCAGCATTAACATCGCGCTGTGCCTGAAGAAGCTGTGAGGCCTGTACGGCAACCATGATTGTATCTACATCTGCAAAGCGTTGATTTGGGTCAACACGAACCTTCTTTCGTGGCTGTTGAGGCTTAAGAGCCTCAAGTTGACTATAGAGTCTTCTGTTCTCTGTTTCTAACTGTGCTGCGCGTATATTTGCTGTAGCAAGTGCCTTGCCAACTTTCTCGATAAATTAATAAGTCTTTCGCCCAAGACTTTCGTCCTTGTGAAGCTGCCGCTGCGCTACAAAAACCTCACGAGGTCCGTGAGGGGTAGAGAGATAACTCTGAGTAGATTGAGGTTGATCCTGACGCGGTAGAGTAATAGGCTGTTAAGTTACTTGAGATGAATTGACTACCCGGTCAATATTGAATGGGCAGATACCTGCAGTAGCCCATCCTTCCCGGATAACTCTCTTAGTAATTGCGCGCTCTCTTGCGTGATAATAAGCTGTAATAAAGCGCTCTTTCTTCACTGGTGCGGCGTCGTCAAGGTACGAGAGAGCCTGAATTTGCTGGCGGTAAAATCTCTTTACAACCGAGAAAACCGAGAGATCCAGAGGCTGTAAGATATGAGAAGCGTGCGCAGGTAGAAACAGAAGATAGACTTTATTCTTTTTACAAGTCCATAGAAAATCCAGACTTATATGGCTACCGTGGCCATCGAGAATTAGCATCCTCCAACGATCTTCTAGTAGAGCTGTCTCGGGTAGAAACACCCGCTCCAACCACTCAACTCCTATCGCATTCGATGTCCAGCCATTCTCCGACGCTGTGTAAAGCCACTCAGGAATTATTGCTGGAAACCAAGTGCTTTGTAGGCTCTTCCCTTTGAAAATGACCGAACAGCGAAGTTTCTTGCCCGTAGCCGACACGCACTCGATTACCGACGCCCACTCGCGGTTCTCTGGAGACTGATGGTaagccttcttcttctgacTAGATGCGAGTACTCTAGTGTTGGCACATACACCTAAGGCCTTCCCAGTCTCATCCATATTCCATATATCCTCAGCTCTTATACCCAGCCTCGTACGAGTCCTCTCAAAGAGCTCAAGGAACGCGCTTATCTGTACTGGTGTCGCTCCCTCAGCTCGAGCAGCTTCAATCTTTCGGCCTACAACAGATGCGACGCGTGGGTTGCGCTTGAGGAAGGCAGCCATCCAATGCTTGCCTACGGGTCTGTGGTCCCCATTCATCCGGAGGATTCGGTTCGCCATTTCTCGTGCGCGTGCGTGGGAGGGAGGAAAAGCTCGTGCATCTTCTTCGAGTATCCATTGTACGAGGAAGTCCTCCTGCTCTGGAGTCAATCGCTGCTGGTATACGTGGCTGGCTTGGTTGCTTTGTCTGCCGCGTATGCGCGTTGAGATTGTGGATTGCGGGATGTTGTACGCCTTTGCAGCCGCCCTCTGACTTAGGAAAACACCAGCATCGATATCGCTGATAGCTGCTTGTATAGCTGCTTCACGGTCGCCCATTTTGATTGAGTATGTAGAGAGACAACACGTGTTTTGTGTGGGAGTGCTGGGATTTGTGAGTGATCAACATCCCCGGGTGATCAACATCCCGGTCAGCTAGCTTATGCAAAACCCCTGTATGTCTATCAACGAGCCTCTCAGACCCACAGCCTCGGACAATCGGCGTTTCTAGTCGCTGCGGGGCATTGGATGGACATGTCAGCTACAGGTTCCCGTATGTATATCGTTGAGGTTCCGCCTTTCTCCACGTCTGCATATCCAAAAGTGCTCTTGTCGACCAAATGAGTGGTTTTCGTCCTAAGTTGACTCGACGGAGAGGCGCATGTAAAGAGTGCCGTCAAAAGAAGGTTCGATGTAAGTTTGTTCACTATTGACCCAGGTATGCGCTAAGGGACACAGGCGATGGAGCGAATCCGTGTAACCACTGCCAAGTACACAATAACCTTTGTTCTATTCCGAGACTCGCCACTAACACCATAGCAGCGGAGCGAATCTTTATGTGAATACAATCTGCATCGCTCAGGACGTCGTCTACAAGAGGAGAACATACGGGGCCCTGGCAAGCACGTCTCTACAACGACACAGCCGTATGCGACAAGTGGCAACACGATGCCTGATTCGTCAAACCCAGATCATTCTTCtgaggttgttgttggtCAGGACACTCAGAGCTCAGCAAATCCTTTAAACACGCCATTTAGCGAGGTGTATTTCTCGCAGCTGGTGTCCGACAGCGCGCACTCGTATCTGGATTTGGATTTCCCAGATGAAATGACGCCAGGTACCAACCAAGTCCGAATCATAGGTACATATCAAGGCCCCTTCTTTCCACTTTTCATTTCTGTGGAGGCGTATCTATAACTCTTTTAGTTGAGGTAGTTGTTCTTACTCCAACAGAACGAATAGTTGACCAGAGAATAGAGCCATGTCAGCAAATAACTAGTTCCCAGAACGAGATACCGCACTATGTCTCTAGAAACGACACACTCATGCTAGACTGGCTCAAATTAGGCTGCGACCAAATCCCACATCAGCATAGCACTGCTCAGCTCTGTGACTTGCCAGGAACTGAAGCAGACAGTGGCGGCGCTGGGTGTACTCTTACATTCTTCTCGGAACGAATAGTAGCCGATAAAGCAGAGGTAAACGATCTGTTCCTCTTCCTTGACCGTTCAGCTCTAATCTTTAACGCTACAAAGGCAAAGCCGTTCTCAACCCAAAAAACGTACAGAATTACTGCTCTTTTCCAAAATGCAGATAGAGGGAGCCGTAGACAGCAGGCAGTGTTGGACAAAGTCAAGGTGCTGCTTTCTTCAGAACACCAGACTTGTCTCTCTAGTCTCTTACGCAAGATTAACCCTTGCGGGGAGAATCCGggcagtgatcggaatggtctggtctggtctggtctgagggtacagaccagaccagaccaggtgcttacataaggaccggtccgaccagaccggtccgaccaacaagaccgccaagaatgaggctgaagcaaagaaggaagccgaggaaatgtgttttactactgactgtcaatctagtcgtcttcgttctcactatcctcgatatcgctgttcccctcagcttggggctttccataccaggcccggagacactcgcacgcttctataatatctgccttcagcctaccacggcgatcgacgatagtaagcttcgcgctactaaaaagacgttcgcattcatccgacataggcgagatcgcaaacatgtctagagcgaagcgagcgagatctcgttgggagtcgtagcgagatagccagtacgcaatagcctcattgcaacctgcctcttcgttatgaagccggtcagtagagatgtattgttcatacaaatcagttgtagaaactggagcgtctattcgaatgcgcttatgttcccgctggcgatcaaatgctgggtcaggatctctctccttcctggctggtggtggcagcatctcgacagggtaccttcccttatactctgtctcccagagatgcttcaccgctaattgtgcgttttcaaaccacctcttcttctcttcgtcgccatgaagaacccactcttgcctgaaccatccccacttgcgatatggatcaaggatttgagccgcataatatgccggtggaaggtcagtatcttcagggaatcgattttgccaattcagctgctgattgttatagtactcaacgcactttaaccaagcagcatcagcgcagccttgaaggtacttccatgtaaagttgttatcgtcctcagtgtggatgtcgtggtagtgatccttcgtctcgcttatctcccggagaaggcagtccaaagttgaaaaccagtccgcaagtgacgtcttcttaccttcagaaagcaaagttgcagcatagaagtctttgagagcgagttcaatcttttcaagctcaaaccagtgctgtccatcaagcttaaagttcgcgatccctacggagccctttccaggtacatgacgagccgagaagagctctaaacgttctcgaacatttaatgcacgtgtaatcgaataaaaccatgagttccagcgggtcgagttgttctggataagctcaagcccgtcgaattgcgaaagatctccgccgataataattgtagcaaactcctcacgccgttgtggagtaagcctgatgtatcgcaccaggttgtgaagacgacccaaacatccgaacttcttccagagctcttccaccttcgtatagtcgccacgttgatgatgcttctccagcttcgcaagatacttctcacagtttcgccccataaggaacgcctggcaacagaggttgatgacatggcccaagcaacgcagccggcgatgacgacgttgttttgacttcatccatgggcagagatccttgagtataaactcaacagcggtatcatttgccgaggcattatccagcataaagtatccaatctgatctccgctaatgtcgtattcttccagcaattcaaggaccaccgatccaagattctctccagtatgttcgccgtatatacgtcgcatacctaaagcggtaacacgtcgcatgccggtagtatcaatccacatagcgacgacgcctaggatagcgtaagggtttggtgaagtccagagatcaaaggagatagagatcctactccgtgaatggtgtaggtcctccctaagctgttgcttcttcgatatgaatgcattcattacccagcttcggatagtcttcgcagccttcgggaggtggttgagtagtgccggatttaaaaagaggagtagttcacgaaagtactggttctctaattgaaagaaggcgatatggcagtacacaatccaacgaattagaagctctttaaacttctctactgactccttctAGAAAAAGgtgctgga
This window of the Pyrenophora tritici-repentis strain M4 chromosome Unknown M4_contig_00022, whole genome shotgun sequence genome carries:
- a CDS encoding HTH-Tnp-Tc5 multi-domain protein; amino-acid sequence: MGDREAAIQAAISDIDAGVFLSQRAAAKAYNIPQSTISTRIRGRQSNQASHVYQQRLTPEQEDFLVQWILEEDARAFPPSHARAREMANRILRMNGDHRPVGKHWMAAFLKRNPRVASVVGRKIEAARAEGATPVQISAFLELFERTRTRLGIRAEDIWNMDETGKALGVCANTRVLASSQKKKAYHQSPENREWASVIECVSATGKKLRCSVIFKGKSLQSTWFPAIIPEWLYTASENGWTSNAIGVEWLERVFLPETALLEDRWRMLILDGHGSHISLDFLWTCKKNKVYLLFLPAHASHILQPLDLSVFSVVKRFYRQQIQALSYLDDAAPVKKERFITAYYHARERAITKRVIREGWATAGICPFNIDRVVNSSQVT
- a CDS encoding PIG-U multi-domain protein; translated protein: MEPSTPTSPSPSNIIRLDLTSLTPSPIPTSSPTPILSPTPIQYHESPDEFVQGGITYVKRAIIARKDFRQGTSHIWKYGLQYIRDSDKKEVYYCHECRVGKSKQELFVINGTSRIRNHLEQKHQIDPQSGIKRKGSKESVEKFKELLIRWIVYCHIAFFQLENQYFRELLLFLNPALLNHLPKAAKTIRSWVMNAFISKKQQLREDLHHSRSRISISFDLWTSPNPYAILGVVAMWIDTTGMRRVTALGMRRIYGEHTGENLGSVVLELLEEYDISGDQIGYFMLDNASANDTAVEFILKDLCPWMKSKQRRHRRLRCLGHVINLCCQAFLMGRNCEKYLAKLEKHHQRGDYTKVEELWKKFGCLGRLHNLVRYIRLTPQRREEFATIIIGGDLSQFDGLELIQNNSTRWNSWFYSITRALNVRERLELFSARHVPGKGSVGIANFKLDGQHWFELEKIELALKDFYAATLLSEGKKTSLADWFSTLDCLLREISETKDHYHDIHTEDDNNFTWKYLQGCADAAWLKCVEYYNNQQLNWQNRFPEDTDLPPAYYAAQILDPYRKWGWFRQEWVLHGDEEKKRWFENAQLAVKHLWETEYKGRYPVEMLPPPARKERDPDPAFDRQREHKRIRIDAPVSTTDLYEQYISTDRLHNEEAGCNEAIAYWLSRYDSQRDLARFALDMFAISPMSDECERLFSSAKLTIVDRRGRLKADIIEACECLRAWYGKPQAEGNSDIEDSENEDD